One Candidatus Zixiibacteriota bacterium genomic window, ATCATCGAAGGTCAAGCCGTCGGTCGGAAAAAACTCTGCCATAGGGGCTACTCGCTTTCGCCGTTCTGCCAGATGAGAAGACGGCCGCAGTTGTCGCAGACAATAATCTGGTCGTTGCGTTTAAGTTCCTGAATCCGGTGCGGCGAGAGCGCTTTATAGCAGGCGCCGCAGGCCCGCTTGCGCACCGGCACTACCACCGTGCCGCCCCGAACCTTGCGCACCCGTTCGTAAACCATCATGACCCGCTTCGGTACCCGCACCGCGATATTATTCCGCTCATCTTCCTTTATCCCGATTTTGGAACCGACCGAATCCATCTTATCCTGAAGAGTGGAGAGCTCCTTGGAATTGCGCTCTCGTATCTCGCGGGCTTTCTTCTCCAGTTCGCCGATTTCACTGTCCAGTTTTTCAGTCCGTTCAATAGTTTCAATAAGGAGAGTCTCTTTCTCGCTGATAGTTCCCTTAACATTATCAATCTGACCTACCAGAGCGT contains:
- a CDS encoding C4-type zinc ribbon domain-containing protein, translated to MQSDLEMLLKLQVIDYDLGELERSKEYLPDMMENLRREIEEAEQQYQNAEKEIKEARVLQKSLELEIAGKQGELKKLQEQMMAIKTNKEYDALVGQIDNVKGTISEKETLLIETIERTEKLDSEIGELEKKAREIRERNSKELSTLQDKMDSVGSKIGIKEDERNNIAVRVPKRVMMVYERVRKVRGGTVVVPVRKRACGACYKALSPHRIQELKRNDQIIVCDNCGRLLIWQNGESE